The Candidatus Omnitrophota bacterium region TAAGAGGCAATCATGGACAAACGATATTTTCTCACCAGGATGACTTTGTTCGATATCTTAAAACTGTACGGAAATATAAAAATAGGTACGGGTTTAGGCTCTATGCATACTGTCTAATGAACAATCATGTTCACTTAGTGATCGATCCTCACGACAAATATTCGCTAAAAAATATCATGCATTGTATCAATCTATCTTATTGCAAATGGCACAACTCCAGATACGAACAATCCGGACATTTATGGCAAGGACGGTACAAGAGCTACATAGTGCAAAAGGATCAATATCTTGTAAATTGTATAACTTACGTAGAATTTAACCCGGTCAGGGCCAAGATATGCCAAAGAGCCGAAGAATATCCATGGAGCAGTTATTCCAGTCGCACTCTTGGAGTTCCGAGTCCCCTACTTGACGATATTTTATTTTAAGACATAAAGCGCTTTCAAGGTACAGGTTTAGCTTTGATTCTTGGTACAGGTTTGAGTTCAATAACCGTGACGGATTTAGCTTTGATATTAGAAACGGTTTTAAAAAAGAGGAGGGGGTAGAACCCCTCCTCTTTCGCGTTACCTATTGAACGTTATATTATCTTCCGCTTTTAGTTTTGCGGCCGCTTTGCGTTGTGCTCTTATATCCACCGGTGTTACTGCCGCTATTATCCTTCGATCCGGTCCAGCTATCTTACTTCCTCTACTTAGATCTTTTCCCGGACCTCTTCTTTCCCCGATCCGGACTGGCACCCGGACCGCCCTGTGGTCCCGGCTTATTTTCCCAGTTGGTGCCCGGGCCGCCTTTCGGCCCCGGAGGGTTATTGTCGTTATCTCGCTTCC contains the following coding sequences:
- a CDS encoding transposase, which codes for MPIKARVLIDNVVYHIIVRGNHGQTIFSHQDDFVRYLKTVRKYKNRYGFRLYAYCLMNNHVHLVIDPHDKYSLKNIMHCINLSYCKWHNSRYEQSGHLWQGRYKSYIVQKDQYLVNCITYVEFNPVRAKICQRAEEYPWSSYSSRTLGVPSPLLDDILF